A single genomic interval of Maniola jurtina chromosome 23, ilManJurt1.1, whole genome shotgun sequence harbors:
- the LOC123877405 gene encoding serine protease snake-like produces MLARLITLAFSIIIEASSIGEKSFAACKNYGQTMLECHNILYPSEKIRVPIDLLLYPHMVLIGFKKDAHKKPAWKCGGSLISEKWVLTAAHCIEDPIEGTASIMRIGTATFEFDEVEELAQEREIDEIIPHPEYKPPSKYHDVALMKSKPEFILSRDIRIACLNLDDNIHDMKLTAIGFGKTGSMDSYGSETLMKVDVDIIDSDVCNRSMSYLIKRKLIAQGITENQLCAGDYEHGGKDTCQGDSGGPLQVMPDSVDCMHTFPLHKIVGVTSFGRDCGRKMAPGVYTRVSRYIDWIESIVWPDCDSF; encoded by the exons ATGTTAGCTAGGTTAATAACATTGGCTTTCTCCATCATTATAGAAGCGTCAAGCATAGGAGAGAAGTCTTTCGCGGCCTGCAAAAACTATGGACAGACGATGTTGGAATGCCACAACATACTATATCCTTCAGAGAAGATAAGAGTACCAATAGATTTGTTACTGTACCCGCATATGGTTTTAATTGGATTTAAAAAGGATGCCCATAAGAAACCGGCTTGGAAATGTGGTGGATCATTgatcag TGAAAAATGGGTACTAACAGCAGCACATTGTATAGAAGACCCCATAGAAGGAACAGCAAGTATCATGAGAATAGGTACTGCAACATTCGAATTCGACGAAGTTGAGGAACTAGCTCAAGAAAGAGAAATAGACGAAATCATACCCCATCCAGAATATAAACCCCCTTCGAAGTACCACGATGTAGCATTAATGAAGAGTAAACCTGAATTTATACTAAGCAGGGATATTCGAATAGCCTGCTTGAATCTTGATGATAATATCCATGATATGAAGTTGACAGCTATAGGGTTTGGTAAAACAGGATCAATGGATTCTTATGGTAGCGAAACATTAATGAAAGTCGATGTAGATATAATCGATTCAGATGTCTGTAATAGATCGATGAGCTATTTGATTAAAAGGAAGCTTATAGCTCAGGGGATAACGGAAAACCAGTTATGTGCTGGTGATTATGAACATGGGGGTAAGGACACTTGTCAAGGAGATTCTGGAGGGCCGTTACAAGTTATGCCAG ATAGCGTGGACTGTATGCACACGTTTCCTTTGCATAAGATTGTCGGGGTGACGTCGTTTGGGAGGGACTGTGGAAGGAAGATGGCACCCGGCGTCTACACCAGGGTGTCCAGGTATATTGACTGGATTGAGAGCATAGTGTGGCCAGATTGtgatagtttttag